From a single Lolium rigidum isolate FL_2022 chromosome 7, APGP_CSIRO_Lrig_0.1, whole genome shotgun sequence genomic region:
- the LOC124673096 gene encoding uncharacterized protein LOC124673096 encodes MLFYHLCENILDYNNDVQLGLIAKAFIGAASASKGKRLELSDRLFFPICRSRHWFTFSVDFKFRLFVFLDSLYNKDDDFHTSIKNVLINNFVRLWQIIFKTEENIFKNFSVMYAKVPKQANADDCGVFTMKFMEIFKPEVDTCSLFSKEDIIHIRIQFANQIYFCKRNNVDKSVVVNYKIQWQNDYSQENIFFSSSVFDRLRQGTSSAAASLLKWQKDYSQENKKKEVKMPRS; translated from the exons ATGTTGTTTTATCACTTGTGTG AAAATATCCTCGACTATAACAATGATGTTCAGCTAGGGTTAATTGCTAAAGCTTTTATTGGTGCTGCATCAGCAAGTAAAGGGAAAAGATTGGAGCTATCCGACAGG CTCTTTTTCCCAATATGCCGCTCACGTCATTGGTTCACATTCTCTGTGGATTTCAAGTTTAGGTTGTTCGTTTTTCTTGATTCTCTGTATAACAAAGATGATGATTTCCACACTTCAATCAAGAATGTCCTT ATCAACAACTTTGTAAGACTATGGCAGATTATATTCAAAACTGAAGAGAATATATTCAAAAACTTTTCAGTAATGTATGCAAAGGTTCCAAAGCAAGCCAACGC TGACGATTGCGGAGTGTTCACTATGAAATTTATGGAGATTTTCAAACCAGAGGTGGACACATGCTCATTATTTTCCAaagaagatattattcatatcagGATTCAGTTTGCCAACCAGATCTATTTCTGCAAAAGGAACAATGTGGATAAATCAGTTGTTGTCAACTACAAGATTCag TGGCAGAATGATTACTCCcaggaaaatattttcttcaGTTCCTCAGTTTTCGATCGTCTGCGTCAGGGCACCAGTTCAGCTGCTGCAAGCCTCCTCAAG TGGCAGAAGGATTACTCCCAGGAAAATAAGAAGAAAGAAGTCAAAATGCCCCGCTCCTAG